A section of the Deltaproteobacteria bacterium genome encodes:
- a CDS encoding helix-turn-helix domain-containing protein: MADDIILCERDAARILGLSPRALQAWRCQGRGPQFIRVSSRCVRYRREDLDSFLAARVVSSTSQPTLADLVDGGLR; encoded by the coding sequence ATGGCCGACGACATTATCCTTTGTGAACGTGACGCAGCACGGATCTTGGGTCTTTCGCCCCGCGCGCTTCAGGCGTGGCGTTGCCAAGGGCGAGGCCCGCAATTCATCCGCGTCAGTTCCCGCTGCGTCCGCTACCGCCGCGAAGACCTTGATTCGTTTCTCGCGGCCCGCGTGGTGTCTTCGACTTCGCAGCCGACGCTCGCCGACCTCGTGGACGGGGGTTTGCGATGA